The proteins below come from a single Ovis canadensis isolate MfBH-ARS-UI-01 breed Bighorn chromosome 23, ARS-UI_OviCan_v2, whole genome shotgun sequence genomic window:
- the SALL3 gene encoding sal-like protein 3 isoform X1 has product MSRRKQAKPQHLKSDEELPPPDGAPEHAAPGEGAEDADSGNESRSGGEDTHVCEKCCAEFFKWADLLAHKEACTKNPLVLIVGEDEPAPPSEDFPEASPASSASERADSEAAEETAAAAAAAPEGGEAAEARAPEREDEPMEVGAPADKGFQGPGAAHVGQPPPPPGPEPAPGAAYGMPSTNVTLETLLSTKVAVAQFSQTSRAAGAAGPGGGVAAAALPLILEQLVALQQQQVQQLQLIEQIRSQVALMSRPLPPSRPPLHPGPAAHPTLPLSAGAGPAATAQGPAAPPAAYEGPQHLATPASTASTPHVAGGGPSAPELGAPSCSGAPATSTASAPAAGASGGASRPQNAPTPPALGPGPLLSSAPSLPSPLLPQTSASSVIFPNPLVSIAATANALDPLSALMKHRKGKPPNVSVFEPKASTEDPFFKHKCRFCAKVFGSDSALQIHLRSHTGERPFKCNICGNRFSTKGNLKVHFQRHKEKYPHIQMNPYPVPEYLDNVPTCSGIPYGMSLPPEKPVTTWLDSKPALPTVPTSVGLQLPPTLPGVGLGSYVDSPSLTPASRSPQRPSPASSECPSLSPGLTSSEAGVPVAAGSPQPAPGGSSLPKTEPVSLPCTNARVGDLPATAGQVSTASALADSGASPGLCSPVLPAGAEPFKAKFPFGGLLDSMQTSETSKLQQLVENIDKKMADPNQCVICHRVLSCQSALKMHYRTHTGERPFKCKICGRAFTTKGNLKTHFGVHRAKPPLRVQHSCPICQKKFTNAVVLQQHIRMHMGGQIPNTPLPEGFQDAMDAVLPYDDKAADTLSACDDDMDDNSLEDDAELKDVAGGDPNKPLLAFSGSCPPSPPSVISSIAALENQMKMMDSVMSCPQLSALKSLENGSGESDHLSNDSSSAVGDLESRSAGSPALSESSSSLQALSPGNSNSESLPSKSPGLGAQEEPQETQLKTEKPDSPPPGPENGGALDLTATHPGRPAIKEEAPFSLLFLSRDRGKCASTVCLVCAKPFACRSALEIHLRSHTKERPFVCAACGRGCSTLGNLKQHLLTHRLRELPPQLLDPNFALGPGQGTPSLGPGSTPTTIKTEVNGHSKAGLLAEGPPLPAAVQVPPGPPTVMSPGLAPMLAPPPRRTPKQHNCQSCGKTFSSASALQIHERTHTGEKPFGCTICGRAFTTKGNLKVHMGTHMWNNAPARRGRRLSVENPMALLGGDALKFSEMFQKDLAARAMNVDPSFWNQYAAAITNGLALKNNEISVIQNGGLPQLPVSLGGSALPPLGSLAAGLDKARPGSSPPIAGLDKANSDTGGSRPFTRFIEDNKEIGIN; this is encoded by the exons CGGCCCCCGGGGAGGGTGCCGAGGACGCGGACAGCGGCAACGAGAGCCGGAGCGGAGGCGAGGACACACACGTGTGCGAAAAGTGCTGCGCCGAATTCTTCAAGTGGGCCGACCTGCTGGCGCACAAGGAGGCCTGCACCAAGAACCCGCTGGTGCTAATCGTGGGCGAGGATGAGCCCGCCCCGCCCTCCGAGGACTTCCCCGAGGCGTCCCCGGCCAGCTCGGCCAGCGAGCGCGCGGACAGCGAGGCCGCCGAAGAgacagcggcggcggcggcagcggcccCGGAGGGCGGGGAGGCCGCGGAGGCGAGGGCGCCGGAGCGGGAGGACGAGCCCATGGAGGTGGGCGCGCCCGCGGACAAGGGCTTCCAGGGCCCGGGCGCGGCGCATGTGGGGCAGCCGCCTCCGCCGCCAGGCCCCGAGCCAGCCCCCGGGGCGGCCTACGGCATGCCCAGCACCAACGTGACCCTGGAGACCCTCCTGAGCACCAAGGTGGCCGTGGCGCAGTTCTCGCAGACCTCGCGGGCCGCGGGCGCGGCGGGCCCGGGCGGTGGCGTGGCGGCCGCCGCGCTCCCGCTGATCCTGGAGCAGCTCGTggccctgcagcagcagcaggtgcagcagctgcagctcatcGAGCAGATCCGCAGCCAGGTGGCGCTCATGAGCCGCCCGCTGCCGCCCTCCCGGCCGCCGCTGCACCCCGGGCCGGCCGCGCACCCCACCCTGCCACTCTCGGCCGGCGCCGGCCCCGCGGCCACGGCGCAGGGACCCGCCGCCCCTCCGGCGGCCTACGAGGGCCCCCAACACCTGGCCACGCCGGCGTCCACAGCCAGCACCCCGCACGTCGCGGGCGGAGGCCCCTCGGCGCCGGAGCTCGGCGCCCCCTCGTGCTCTGGCGCCCCCGCGACCTCCACGGCCTCCGCCCCAGCGGCCGGCGCCTCGGGGGGCGCCTCCCGGCCACAGAACGCCCCCACGCCCCCCGCCCTGGGGCCCGGGCCGCTGCTCAGCTCGGCGCCCAGCCTGCCAAGCCCACTGCTACCTCAGACCTCCGCCAGCAGCGTCATCTTCCCCAACCCGCTGGTTAGCATCGCGGCCACGGCCAACGCGCTGGACCCCCTGTCGGCCCTCATGAAGCACCGCAAGGGCAAGCCCCCCAACGTGTCGGTGTTCGAGCCCAAGGCCAGCACTGAGGACCCCTTCTTCAAGCACAAGTGCAGGTTCTGCGCCAAAGTGTTCGGGAGCGACAGTGCCCTGCAGATCCACCTGCGCTCGCACACGGGCGAGCGGCCCTTCAAGTGCAACATCTGCGGGAACCGCTTCTCCACCAAGGGCAACCTGAAGGTGCACTTCCAGAGGCACAAGGAGAAGTACCCCCACATCCAGATGAACCCCTACCCGGTGCCTGAGTATCTGGACAACGTGCCCACCTGCTCCGGGATTCCCTACGGGATGTCGCTGCCGCCAGAGAAACCAGTCACCACCTGGCTGGACAGCAAGCCGGCGCTGCCCACTGTGCCCACTTCGGTGGGGCTGCAGCTCCCGCCCACCCTCCCGGGTGTGGGCCTCGGCAGCTACGTGGACTCCCCCAGCCTCACCCCCGCCAGCCGCTCCCCACAGCGGCCCTCGCCCGCGTCCAGCGAGTGCCCCTCTTTGTCCCCAGGCCTGACCAGCTCCGAGGCAGGCGTCCCGGTGGCTGCGGGATCCCCACAGCCGGCGCCCGGtggatcttccctgcccaagaCCGAGCCTGTGAGCCTGCCCTGCACAAACGCCAGGGTAGGGGACCTCCCGGCCACAGCGGGGCAGGTCTCCACCGCATCTGCCCTGGCGGACAGCGGCGCATCCCCAGGCCTCTGCAGCCCGGTCCTCCCGGCCGGGGCCGAGCCATTTAAGGCCAAGTTCCCCTTCGGAGGGCTGCTCGACTCTATGCAAACGTCCGAAACCTCCAAGCTGCAGCAGCTGGTGGAGAACATAGACAAGAAGATGGCAGACCCCAACCAGTGCGTCATCTGCCACCGCGTGCTGAGCTGCCAGAGCGCCCTGAAGATGCACTACCGGACGCACACGGGCGAGCGGCCCTTCAAGTGCAAGATCTGCGGGCGTGCCTTCACCACCAAGGGCAACCTGAAGACGCACTTCGGCGTGCACCGCGCCAAGCCGCCCCTGCGCGTGCAGCACTCCTGCCCCATCTGCCAGAAGAAGTTCACCAATGCCGTGGTGCTTCAGCAGCACATCCGCATGCACATGGGGGGCCAGATCCCCAACACACCGCTGCCCGAGGGCTTCCAGGATGCCATGGACGCCGTGCTGCCCTACGACGACAAGGCCGCCGACACCCTGAGCGCCTGCGACGACGACATGGACGACAACTCCCTGGAGGATGACGCCGAGCTGAAGGACGTGGCTGGCGGCGACCCGAACAAGCCACTGCTGGCCTTCTCGGGCTCCTGCCCGCCCTCCCCGCCTTCCGTCATCTCCAGCATCGCCGCCCTGGAGAACCAGATGAAGATGATGGACTCGGTCATGAGCTGCCCCCAGCTGAGTGCCCTCAAGTCCCTGGAGAATGGGTCTGGGGAGAGCGACCATCTGAGCAACGACTCGTCCTCGGCCGTGGGCGACCTGGAGAGCCGGAGTGCGGGCAGCCCGGCCCTGTCTGAGTCGTCCTCCTCCTTGCAGGCCCTGTCACCCGGGAACAGTAACAGTGAGAGCCTGCCCTCCAAGTCCCCGGGCCTTGGCGCCCAGGAGGAGCCCCAGGAGACCCAGCTGAAGACGGAGAAGCCGGACAGCCCGCCCCCCGGCCCCGAGAATGGAGGGGCGCTGGACCTGACGGCCACCCACCCGGGCCGGCCAGCCATCAAGGAGGAGGCCCCCTTTAGCCTGCTGTTCCTGAGCCGCGATCGGGGTAAGTGTGCAAGCACTGTGTGTCTTGTTTGTGCCAAGCCCTTTGCTTGCAGGAGCGCCCTGGAGATCCACCTCCGCAGCCACACAAAGGAGCGGCCGTTCGTGTGTGCGGCCTGCGGGCGCGGCTGCTCCACGCTGGGTAACTTAAAGCAGCACTTACTGACCCACAGGTTGCGAGAGCTGCCTCCCCAGTTGCTTGACCCCAACTTTGCTCTAGGTCCTGGCCAGGGCACCCCGAGCCTGGGCCCTGGCTCCACGCCCACCACCATCAAAACGGAAGTGAATGGGCACAGCAAGGCCGGCCTGCTGGCCGAGGGTCCGCCGCTGCCGGCTGCCGTCCAGGTGCCCCCCGGGCCCCCGACGGTGATGAGCCCTGGCCTCGCGCCCATGCTGGCCCCCCCACCGCGCCGGACCCCCAAGCAGCACAACTGCCAATCGTGCGGGAAGACCTTCTCCTCGGCCAGCGCCCTGCAGATCCACGAGCGCACCCACACTGGGGAGAAGCCGTTTGGCTGCACCATCTGCGGGAGAGCCTTCACCACCAAGGGCAACCTCAAG GTGCACATGGGCACCCACATGTGGAACAACGCTCCCGCCAGGCGTGGCCGCCGCCTGTCAGTGGAGAACCCCATGGCCCTGCTGGGCGGCGACGCCCTCAAGTTCTCAGAGATGTTCCAGAAGGATCTGGCCGCACGGGCCATGAACGTGGACCCCAGCTTTTGGAACCAGTACGCCGCTGCCATCACGAACGGGCTGGCCCTGAAGAACAACGAGATCTCCGTCATCCAGAACGGAGGCCTCCCCCAGCTCCCCGTAAGTCTCGGCGGGAGCGCCCTCCCCCCGCTGGGCTCCCTGGCCGCCGGGCTGGACAAGGCGCGTCCAGGCAGCAGCCCGCCCATCGCAGGGCTGGACAAAGCCAACTCGGACACAGGAGGCAGCCGGCCGTTCACACGGTTCATTGAGGATAAcaaggagattgggattaactaG
- the SALL3 gene encoding sal-like protein 3 isoform X2 codes for MSRRKQAKPQHLKSDEELPPPDGAPEHAAPGEGAEDADSGNESRSGGEDTHVCEKCCAEFFKWADLLAHKEACTKNPLVLIVGEDEPAPPSEDFPEASPASSASERADSEAAEETAAAAAAAPEGGEAAEARAPEREDEPMEVGAPADKGFQGPGAAHVGQPPPPPGPEPAPGAAYGMPSTNVTLETLLSTKVAVAQFSQTSRAAGAAGPGGGVAAAALPLILEQLVALQQQQVQQLQLIEQIRSQVALMSRPLPPSRPPLHPGPAAHPTLPLSAGAGPAATAQGPAAPPAAYEGPQHLATPASTASTPHVAGGGPSAPELGAPSCSGAPATSTASAPAAGASGGASRPQNAPTPPALGPGPLLSSAPSLPSPLLPQTSASSVIFPNPLVSIAATANALDPLSALMKHRKGKPPNVSVFEPKASTEDPFFKHKCRFCAKVFGSDSALQIHLRSHTGERPFKCNICGNRFSTKGNLKVHFQRHKEKYPHIQMNPYPVPEYLDNVPTCSGIPYGMSLPPEKPVTTWLDSKPALPTVPTSVGLQLPPTLPGVGLGSYVDSPSLTPASRSPQRPSPASSECPSLSPGLTSSEAGVPVAAGSPQPAPGGSSLPKTEPVSLPCTNARVGDLPATAGQVSTASALADSGASPGLCSPVLPAGAEPFKAKFPFGGLLDSMQTSETSKLQQLVENIDKKMADPNQCVICHRVLSCQSALKMHYRTHTGERPFKCKICGRAFTTKGNLKTHFGVHRAKPPLRVQHSCPICQKKFTNAVVLQQHIRMHMGGQIPNTPLPEGFQDAMDAVLPYDDKAADTLSACDDDMDDNSLEDDAELKDVAGGDPNKPLLAFSGSCPPSPPSVISSIAALENQMKMMDSVMSCPQLSALKSLENGSGESDHLSNDSSSAVGDLESRSAGSPALSESSSSLQALSPGNSNSESLPSKSPGLGAQEEPQETQLKTEKPDSPPPGPENGGALDLTATHPGRPAIKEEAPFSLLFLSRDRGPGQGTPSLGPGSTPTTIKTEVNGHSKAGLLAEGPPLPAAVQVPPGPPTVMSPGLAPMLAPPPRRTPKQHNCQSCGKTFSSASALQIHERTHTGEKPFGCTICGRAFTTKGNLKVHMGTHMWNNAPARRGRRLSVENPMALLGGDALKFSEMFQKDLAARAMNVDPSFWNQYAAAITNGLALKNNEISVIQNGGLPQLPVSLGGSALPPLGSLAAGLDKARPGSSPPIAGLDKANSDTGGSRPFTRFIEDNKEIGIN; via the exons CGGCCCCCGGGGAGGGTGCCGAGGACGCGGACAGCGGCAACGAGAGCCGGAGCGGAGGCGAGGACACACACGTGTGCGAAAAGTGCTGCGCCGAATTCTTCAAGTGGGCCGACCTGCTGGCGCACAAGGAGGCCTGCACCAAGAACCCGCTGGTGCTAATCGTGGGCGAGGATGAGCCCGCCCCGCCCTCCGAGGACTTCCCCGAGGCGTCCCCGGCCAGCTCGGCCAGCGAGCGCGCGGACAGCGAGGCCGCCGAAGAgacagcggcggcggcggcagcggcccCGGAGGGCGGGGAGGCCGCGGAGGCGAGGGCGCCGGAGCGGGAGGACGAGCCCATGGAGGTGGGCGCGCCCGCGGACAAGGGCTTCCAGGGCCCGGGCGCGGCGCATGTGGGGCAGCCGCCTCCGCCGCCAGGCCCCGAGCCAGCCCCCGGGGCGGCCTACGGCATGCCCAGCACCAACGTGACCCTGGAGACCCTCCTGAGCACCAAGGTGGCCGTGGCGCAGTTCTCGCAGACCTCGCGGGCCGCGGGCGCGGCGGGCCCGGGCGGTGGCGTGGCGGCCGCCGCGCTCCCGCTGATCCTGGAGCAGCTCGTggccctgcagcagcagcaggtgcagcagctgcagctcatcGAGCAGATCCGCAGCCAGGTGGCGCTCATGAGCCGCCCGCTGCCGCCCTCCCGGCCGCCGCTGCACCCCGGGCCGGCCGCGCACCCCACCCTGCCACTCTCGGCCGGCGCCGGCCCCGCGGCCACGGCGCAGGGACCCGCCGCCCCTCCGGCGGCCTACGAGGGCCCCCAACACCTGGCCACGCCGGCGTCCACAGCCAGCACCCCGCACGTCGCGGGCGGAGGCCCCTCGGCGCCGGAGCTCGGCGCCCCCTCGTGCTCTGGCGCCCCCGCGACCTCCACGGCCTCCGCCCCAGCGGCCGGCGCCTCGGGGGGCGCCTCCCGGCCACAGAACGCCCCCACGCCCCCCGCCCTGGGGCCCGGGCCGCTGCTCAGCTCGGCGCCCAGCCTGCCAAGCCCACTGCTACCTCAGACCTCCGCCAGCAGCGTCATCTTCCCCAACCCGCTGGTTAGCATCGCGGCCACGGCCAACGCGCTGGACCCCCTGTCGGCCCTCATGAAGCACCGCAAGGGCAAGCCCCCCAACGTGTCGGTGTTCGAGCCCAAGGCCAGCACTGAGGACCCCTTCTTCAAGCACAAGTGCAGGTTCTGCGCCAAAGTGTTCGGGAGCGACAGTGCCCTGCAGATCCACCTGCGCTCGCACACGGGCGAGCGGCCCTTCAAGTGCAACATCTGCGGGAACCGCTTCTCCACCAAGGGCAACCTGAAGGTGCACTTCCAGAGGCACAAGGAGAAGTACCCCCACATCCAGATGAACCCCTACCCGGTGCCTGAGTATCTGGACAACGTGCCCACCTGCTCCGGGATTCCCTACGGGATGTCGCTGCCGCCAGAGAAACCAGTCACCACCTGGCTGGACAGCAAGCCGGCGCTGCCCACTGTGCCCACTTCGGTGGGGCTGCAGCTCCCGCCCACCCTCCCGGGTGTGGGCCTCGGCAGCTACGTGGACTCCCCCAGCCTCACCCCCGCCAGCCGCTCCCCACAGCGGCCCTCGCCCGCGTCCAGCGAGTGCCCCTCTTTGTCCCCAGGCCTGACCAGCTCCGAGGCAGGCGTCCCGGTGGCTGCGGGATCCCCACAGCCGGCGCCCGGtggatcttccctgcccaagaCCGAGCCTGTGAGCCTGCCCTGCACAAACGCCAGGGTAGGGGACCTCCCGGCCACAGCGGGGCAGGTCTCCACCGCATCTGCCCTGGCGGACAGCGGCGCATCCCCAGGCCTCTGCAGCCCGGTCCTCCCGGCCGGGGCCGAGCCATTTAAGGCCAAGTTCCCCTTCGGAGGGCTGCTCGACTCTATGCAAACGTCCGAAACCTCCAAGCTGCAGCAGCTGGTGGAGAACATAGACAAGAAGATGGCAGACCCCAACCAGTGCGTCATCTGCCACCGCGTGCTGAGCTGCCAGAGCGCCCTGAAGATGCACTACCGGACGCACACGGGCGAGCGGCCCTTCAAGTGCAAGATCTGCGGGCGTGCCTTCACCACCAAGGGCAACCTGAAGACGCACTTCGGCGTGCACCGCGCCAAGCCGCCCCTGCGCGTGCAGCACTCCTGCCCCATCTGCCAGAAGAAGTTCACCAATGCCGTGGTGCTTCAGCAGCACATCCGCATGCACATGGGGGGCCAGATCCCCAACACACCGCTGCCCGAGGGCTTCCAGGATGCCATGGACGCCGTGCTGCCCTACGACGACAAGGCCGCCGACACCCTGAGCGCCTGCGACGACGACATGGACGACAACTCCCTGGAGGATGACGCCGAGCTGAAGGACGTGGCTGGCGGCGACCCGAACAAGCCACTGCTGGCCTTCTCGGGCTCCTGCCCGCCCTCCCCGCCTTCCGTCATCTCCAGCATCGCCGCCCTGGAGAACCAGATGAAGATGATGGACTCGGTCATGAGCTGCCCCCAGCTGAGTGCCCTCAAGTCCCTGGAGAATGGGTCTGGGGAGAGCGACCATCTGAGCAACGACTCGTCCTCGGCCGTGGGCGACCTGGAGAGCCGGAGTGCGGGCAGCCCGGCCCTGTCTGAGTCGTCCTCCTCCTTGCAGGCCCTGTCACCCGGGAACAGTAACAGTGAGAGCCTGCCCTCCAAGTCCCCGGGCCTTGGCGCCCAGGAGGAGCCCCAGGAGACCCAGCTGAAGACGGAGAAGCCGGACAGCCCGCCCCCCGGCCCCGAGAATGGAGGGGCGCTGGACCTGACGGCCACCCACCCGGGCCGGCCAGCCATCAAGGAGGAGGCCCCCTTTAGCCTGCTGTTCCTGAGCCGCGATCGGG GTCCTGGCCAGGGCACCCCGAGCCTGGGCCCTGGCTCCACGCCCACCACCATCAAAACGGAAGTGAATGGGCACAGCAAGGCCGGCCTGCTGGCCGAGGGTCCGCCGCTGCCGGCTGCCGTCCAGGTGCCCCCCGGGCCCCCGACGGTGATGAGCCCTGGCCTCGCGCCCATGCTGGCCCCCCCACCGCGCCGGACCCCCAAGCAGCACAACTGCCAATCGTGCGGGAAGACCTTCTCCTCGGCCAGCGCCCTGCAGATCCACGAGCGCACCCACACTGGGGAGAAGCCGTTTGGCTGCACCATCTGCGGGAGAGCCTTCACCACCAAGGGCAACCTCAAG GTGCACATGGGCACCCACATGTGGAACAACGCTCCCGCCAGGCGTGGCCGCCGCCTGTCAGTGGAGAACCCCATGGCCCTGCTGGGCGGCGACGCCCTCAAGTTCTCAGAGATGTTCCAGAAGGATCTGGCCGCACGGGCCATGAACGTGGACCCCAGCTTTTGGAACCAGTACGCCGCTGCCATCACGAACGGGCTGGCCCTGAAGAACAACGAGATCTCCGTCATCCAGAACGGAGGCCTCCCCCAGCTCCCCGTAAGTCTCGGCGGGAGCGCCCTCCCCCCGCTGGGCTCCCTGGCCGCCGGGCTGGACAAGGCGCGTCCAGGCAGCAGCCCGCCCATCGCAGGGCTGGACAAAGCCAACTCGGACACAGGAGGCAGCCGGCCGTTCACACGGTTCATTGAGGATAAcaaggagattgggattaactaG